One Ahaetulla prasina isolate Xishuangbanna chromosome 1, ASM2864084v1, whole genome shotgun sequence DNA window includes the following coding sequences:
- the LOC131189221 gene encoding uncharacterized protein LOC131189221 isoform X2, with amino-acid sequence MADSASHQSRKRGLSSKESPESSHSSKRSKSSRHQTSKSRQSVPAQDKDALKRHKAIEKAIEKAVRLSALQEASPQQTISVATAQPSTSAIQSPGVPITEQDAPLSLSPDRESLSLAKAGGINERLFGMAPQEVSSDIPSQLPLPQQGISVGGEETADPRGSKKEPIIAPEIANMIEAAIQKSLATEWQRRTETWVSQCNSASECQSQLTLDQARSGAQVLTGAPPSQASSGVEDVRDLDLSEDEDLSPDQPSFVGLFKPQLFRSLLHKARVSTGLAAPVTSDSVSKPSQSSIPLFEEPALEPEEIPGPRLFQDVLIRQWNVPASGPNPSALDRRLFNLAPEVSKLLQIPVVDSPVAALVSPSVTAGPPEENLKPEDKRSEYSLVKTHQAVAWSVKSSLAASFFNRAALLWIKQLQERLPSSDVRSHQDINKIVASLEYSADSTMHASCFAAKAIGSTVASRRLLWLRHWQADAKNKWRLASAPFQGDKLFGNSLEPLLIETKDKRRVLPSLSRRSEFRPSASSSFRSFRGSGQGPSGNRPQRYFPSRQGRSQDRSGNPSQRGPSKRPFRGGRGRPFHRYR; translated from the coding sequence ATGGCTGACTCTGCCTCTCATCAATCACGCAAGAGAGGCCTTTCTTCAAAGGAATCTCCTGAGTCATCTCATTCCTCTAAGAGGTCCAAGTCCTCTAGACATCAAACCTCTAAATCAAGGCAATCTGTTCCAGCCCAGGATAAGGATGCCCTCAAACGCCATAAGGCCATTGAGAAGGCCATTGAAAAGGCTGTGCGACTTTCTGCCCTTCAGGAGGCCTCCCCTCAGCAGACCATTTCTGTTGCCACAGCCCAGCCATCCACTTCTGCCATTCAAAGTCCTGGGGTCCCCATCACTGAGCAAGATGCCCCTTTATCGCTTTCTCCTGATAGAGAATCTCTCTCTTTGGCTAAAGCAGGAGGGATTAATGAGAGACTTTTTGGCATGGCCCCACAGGAGGTTTCCTCTGATATTCCATCTCAGCTACCCCTTCCTCAGCAAGGTATTTCTGTAGGGGGGGAGGAAACAGCAGATCCCAGGGGTTCTAAAAAAGAACCAATTATTGCTCCTGAAATTGCCAACATGATTGAAGCAGCAATTCAAAAGAGTCTAGCTACAGAATGGCAGCGTAGAACAGAGACCTGGGTGTCACAGTGTAATAGTGCATCAGAATGCCAGTCTCAATTGACTTTGGACCAGGCCCGTTCAGGGGCTCAAGTTCTCACTGGGGCTCCTCCTAGCCAGGCCTCTTCTGGAGTAGAGGATGTAAGGGATTTAGATTTATCTGAGGATGAGGACCTTTCTCCAGACCAACCTTCGTTCGTAGGTCTCTTTAAGCCTCAGCTGTTTAGGTCTCTCTTGCATAAGGCCAGGGTTTCCACTGGCCTTGCTGCACCAGTTACCTCTGATTCTGTTTCCAAGCCTAGTCAGTCTTCCATTCCTCTATTTGAGGAACCAGCTCTGGAACCTGAGGAGATCCCAGGCCCCAGGCTTTTCCAGGATGTTCTTATACGCCAATGGAATGTTCCTGCCTCGGGGCCCAACCCTTCAGCACTAGATAGAagattattcaatttggcccccgaGGTTTCTAAATTGCTTCAGATCCCTGTGGTAGATTCCCCTGTAGCAGCATTAGTTTCCCCTTCAGTCACGGCTGGACCTCCGGAAGAGAACCTTAAGCCAGAGGATAAACGTTCCGAATATTCCTTAGTTAAAACTCACCAAGCGGTTGCTTGGTCTGTCAAGTCATCTTTGGCAGCCTCCTTTTTCAATAGGGCTGCCCTTCTTTGGATCAAACAATTACAGGAGCGTTTACCATCTTCTGATGTCCGCTCTCATCAGGACATCAATAAAATTGTGGCTTCCTTAGAGTACTCAGCTGACTCTACTATGCATGCCTCCTGTTTTGCAGCCAAGGCCATAGGGTCCACGGTGGCTTCACGCCGCCTATTATGGCTCCGTCATTGGCAGGCAGATGCTAAGAATAAATGGCGTTTAGCCTCTGCTCCTTTTCAAGGGGATAAGCTTTTTGGTAACTCTCTGGAACCTTTACTCATTGAGACTAAGGATAAGCGTAgggttcttccctctctctctcgcaGATCTGAGTTCCGTCCTTCAGCTAGCTCTTCCTTTCGTTCCTTTCGAGGTTCAGGTCAGGGACCTTCAGGTAACAGACCCCAGCGTTATTTCCCCTCCCGTCAGGGTAGGTCACAGGATAGGTCAGGTAACCCTAGTCAGAGGGGTCCTTCCAAGCGTCCCT